Proteins from a genomic interval of Leptospira hartskeerlii:
- a CDS encoding STAS domain-containing protein — MKIKVTTKNDVHIIKIEGPIKAGNEFELGQKIEEYISKGDVPKFIIDLKKVPFINSAGLGMFLNIYKHIDGLKGRMVFTNLNNDIENLMEITKLASIFEIYKTLEEAIESFEY, encoded by the coding sequence ATGAAAATCAAAGTCACCACTAAAAACGACGTTCACATCATCAAGATCGAAGGCCCGATCAAAGCGGGCAATGAATTCGAGCTTGGTCAAAAAATCGAGGAGTATATCTCGAAAGGTGACGTTCCGAAGTTTATCATCGACCTGAAAAAAGTTCCTTTCATCAACTCAGCCGGTTTGGGGATGTTCCTTAACATTTACAAACATATCGACGGTTTGAAAGGTCGCATGGTATTCACCAATTTGAATAACGATATCGAAAATTTAATGGAGATTACAAAGTTAGCCAGCATTTTCGAGATCTACAAAACGCTGGAAGAGGCTATCGAATCCTTCGAGTATTAG
- a CDS encoding LIC_11026 family protein, translated as MASEFLQYLKKKKLRLGIIAGIFLFYHLLFNSITGQILVDKIASSFFAGKFEANVRSFSPFYGFRFTDVKLYPTTDWDQNPVVTAKELGISYNLPLILFGRLKISKISVQGLVLDLHQRGSLWNISSVFPPGKKEEVITEKKEPLTEIRTYIPVSAFLELDLKGIDVRVNSENGSKSYSAGLEGLELGFLLDTNRFTRIPLDLKVLDLIDEFQVKLNPENQIKLKFQDSSGGLDHPFRCTLVWERAEGSKSGFHSKLDLGSEKIPIRIANRVSAPFGFSLKYDIDVSPEKKEVLLRNLEWKVGEDTWLEGSGKISDFAEDSGKVNLAIQKSRIRLAPLSDFLHSLGFDSFSMSGEASLAPILAEGGWDNLRVLGEIRGNSLDFRVGKKRHSIPVFNLDWDVRIDPQSEKDPGPKVPIPWMRSFTFKNLKVIYNQILLEGNLNYSQAEGPNLNLKLDNFGLGDYLTGYSGKFSAELSALGKDFSGLDANLKLRAKGFRFPLGRGNSGNIHLEGGLKAIFYFPKKAWGLEEILVSNLNLQAFSPEGNSAVKLNTGGRIGLGEPFVLDLKKAGLDLDLEYLVPLLPLSLRETLIPVRNQVGKKIGLDGDFYYSLGNHGQNIQGSLGVDLPGMNLRDGKLSLDLKMIGSPSSKIKIDKLELSAFSQKLRLGLGGELIKASKNGPPPSMGEFVPNLKGELKLLSPKESGLIKGLFFQGEAGVKFNLYGSLVQGNVISKNSNVLVQSGVCPGYDCKLYRIDGWNADVPFAHDLSVKETKNLIEGNKRKFVMNYGRTPAPNFTIRQIIGNHPSLKGTPFEYSRPKADSPGLSANLEYSENYLRMDYLKVYTLDGEIWGKDMIVNVGSGDPEKMEYSVSLRVKDIDLKQLLPAKTQPKIDDGKVKADLNLWGRNLGDPVPNLNLFFSIYQIGNDFGKSAINIFAPSNILTDFIYGSYAVDKIELELSKGLVYAVILFKRSILGTIIQLENNQVSQQRMPLANFLKRAQNEIETFNQ; from the coding sequence TTGGCTTCCGAGTTCTTACAGTATTTGAAAAAGAAAAAACTCCGCCTTGGGATCATTGCGGGGATTTTTCTCTTCTATCATCTCCTTTTCAACTCAATCACAGGACAGATCCTCGTAGATAAAATTGCGTCTTCCTTTTTTGCGGGAAAGTTCGAGGCAAATGTCAGAAGTTTTTCTCCATTCTACGGATTCAGATTCACTGACGTAAAATTGTATCCTACAACCGACTGGGATCAGAATCCTGTGGTGACGGCTAAGGAACTGGGGATCTCCTACAATCTACCTCTTATCCTCTTTGGAAGATTGAAAATTTCCAAAATATCCGTTCAGGGATTGGTGTTGGACCTCCACCAAAGAGGAAGCCTATGGAATATCTCCTCCGTTTTTCCTCCTGGCAAAAAAGAAGAAGTCATTACCGAAAAAAAAGAACCTCTTACTGAGATCCGAACTTATATCCCGGTCAGTGCATTCTTAGAACTCGATCTCAAAGGCATCGATGTTCGTGTAAATTCAGAAAACGGATCTAAATCTTACTCGGCAGGATTGGAAGGATTAGAACTTGGATTTCTTTTAGATACGAATCGTTTCACTCGAATTCCATTAGATCTGAAAGTTTTGGATCTGATCGACGAATTCCAAGTGAAGTTGAATCCTGAGAATCAGATAAAACTTAAATTCCAAGATTCTTCCGGAGGACTGGATCATCCATTTAGATGTACCTTGGTTTGGGAAAGGGCAGAAGGTTCCAAATCCGGATTCCACTCTAAGCTTGATTTAGGCTCAGAAAAAATACCGATACGAATTGCAAACAGAGTCAGCGCACCTTTCGGTTTTTCGCTAAAATACGATATAGATGTTTCTCCCGAGAAGAAGGAAGTACTACTTAGAAATTTAGAATGGAAAGTAGGAGAAGATACTTGGCTGGAAGGAAGTGGAAAAATTTCCGACTTCGCAGAAGATTCAGGAAAAGTAAATCTCGCTATCCAAAAATCCAGGATAAGACTCGCGCCTTTATCAGATTTTCTGCATAGTCTTGGATTCGATTCCTTCTCCATGAGCGGAGAAGCAAGCCTTGCCCCGATCTTAGCGGAAGGCGGTTGGGACAATCTGAGAGTCCTGGGAGAAATCCGAGGAAACTCGTTGGATTTCAGGGTAGGGAAGAAGAGACATTCTATTCCTGTCTTCAATTTGGATTGGGACGTTCGGATCGATCCGCAGAGTGAAAAAGATCCAGGCCCCAAGGTTCCAATTCCTTGGATGAGATCCTTTACATTCAAAAATCTGAAAGTAATATATAATCAAATACTATTAGAAGGAAACCTAAACTATTCCCAGGCAGAAGGACCGAATCTAAATCTGAAATTGGATAATTTTGGACTTGGAGACTATCTTACAGGGTATTCAGGAAAATTCTCCGCAGAACTTTCTGCCTTAGGAAAAGATTTTTCGGGGTTAGATGCGAACTTAAAATTAAGAGCCAAAGGTTTTAGATTCCCATTGGGGAGAGGAAACTCCGGAAATATACATTTGGAAGGCGGCTTAAAAGCTATATTCTATTTTCCTAAAAAAGCCTGGGGCCTAGAGGAAATATTAGTATCCAATCTAAACCTACAAGCTTTCTCCCCGGAAGGAAACTCCGCGGTAAAATTGAATACGGGCGGAAGGATAGGGCTTGGAGAACCTTTCGTATTAGATCTGAAAAAAGCGGGATTGGATCTGGACTTAGAATATCTTGTTCCACTTCTTCCTTTATCCCTCCGGGAAACATTGATCCCAGTCCGAAACCAAGTGGGAAAGAAGATCGGGCTGGACGGAGACTTTTATTATTCACTCGGAAATCATGGACAGAATATCCAAGGAAGTCTGGGAGTCGACCTGCCTGGAATGAATTTACGAGACGGAAAACTTTCTTTAGATCTAAAGATGATCGGAAGTCCAAGTTCTAAGATCAAGATTGATAAACTTGAATTGAGTGCATTCTCCCAGAAATTGCGTTTAGGATTGGGAGGAGAATTAATCAAAGCATCTAAAAACGGGCCTCCTCCTTCGATGGGAGAATTTGTTCCTAACTTAAAGGGAGAATTGAAACTTTTATCTCCTAAGGAAAGTGGATTGATTAAAGGGCTCTTCTTCCAAGGAGAAGCAGGAGTTAAGTTTAATTTGTATGGAAGTCTTGTTCAAGGAAATGTAATATCCAAAAATTCTAATGTACTGGTGCAGAGCGGGGTTTGTCCAGGATACGATTGTAAATTATACAGAATAGACGGATGGAATGCGGATGTTCCATTCGCTCATGATCTGTCCGTAAAAGAGACTAAAAATCTGATCGAAGGAAATAAAAGAAAATTCGTAATGAATTACGGAAGGACGCCTGCTCCGAATTTTACGATCCGACAGATCATCGGAAACCACCCCTCTTTAAAAGGAACTCCTTTCGAATACAGCAGGCCTAAAGCGGATTCTCCTGGACTTTCTGCCAATCTAGAATACTCGGAAAATTATTTACGAATGGATTATCTCAAAGTATATACTTTGGACGGGGAAATTTGGGGTAAGGATATGATCGTTAACGTGGGCTCCGGCGATCCTGAAAAAATGGAATATTCAGTTTCTTTAAGAGTCAAGGATATAGATCTAAAACAATTGCTTCCTGCTAAGACCCAACCCAAGATAGACGATGGAAAGGTAAAAGCGGATCTAAATCTTTGGGGAAGAAATCTGGGAGATCCGGTCCCGAACTTAAATTTGTTTTTTAGTATCTATCAGATCGGGAACGATTTTGGGAAAAGTGCGATCAATATTTTTGCACCTTCCAATATACTCACCGATTTTATTTACGGTAGTTATGCGGTGGATAAGATAGAATTGGAATTGTCCAAAGGTTTGGTATACGCAGTGATTCTATTCAAACGTTCCATTTTAGGAACTATTATCCAGTTGGAGAATAATCAAGTATCCCAGCAAAGAATGCCTTTGGCAAACTTTCTCAAACGCGCCCAGAATGAGATCGAAACGTTTAATCAGTAG
- a CDS encoding sterol desaturase family protein gives MNEIVDQMGYTAYYFLTLGILWFRYILMAGIAYVFIWVIFRDKLKHKIIQKKLPEKDKITHELKYSAITLLIFAASGILVVLMKKAGWTFIYDKVEDYGVPYLLFSIVALIFLHDTYFYWTHRLMHHPLLFKRMHLVHHKSTNPSPWAAFSFHPYEAVVEAGIVPLVILFLPVHTTALVVFFFYSNFLNVLGHLSFELFPKGFIENRILRLHNSTTHHNMHHKYFNCNYGLYFNIWDRIMRTNHEDYFDTFREVTSREPEIVGDVGTPTTVF, from the coding sequence ATGAACGAGATCGTGGATCAAATGGGCTATACAGCTTATTATTTTCTGACTTTGGGGATATTATGGTTCCGCTATATTTTGATGGCTGGTATCGCATATGTTTTTATATGGGTGATCTTCAGGGATAAGCTTAAGCATAAGATTATCCAGAAAAAACTTCCTGAAAAAGATAAAATTACGCACGAACTCAAATATTCGGCGATTACTCTTTTGATCTTTGCGGCCTCCGGAATTCTGGTGGTCTTAATGAAAAAGGCAGGTTGGACTTTTATCTACGATAAGGTCGAGGACTACGGAGTTCCTTATCTTCTATTCAGCATCGTTGCATTAATATTCCTGCATGATACATACTTTTATTGGACACATAGGTTGATGCACCATCCTCTCCTTTTTAAAAGAATGCATTTGGTGCATCACAAATCCACGAATCCTTCTCCTTGGGCAGCGTTTTCTTTTCATCCATATGAAGCGGTAGTCGAAGCTGGGATCGTTCCATTGGTGATCTTATTTCTGCCGGTGCATACAACTGCACTTGTTGTGTTTTTCTTTTATAGCAATTTTTTAAATGTGTTAGGTCATCTTTCTTTCGAACTTTTTCCTAAGGGATTTATAGAAAATAGAATATTAAGACTTCATAATTCTACTACTCATCATAATATGCACCATAAATACTTTAATTGTAACTACGGTTTGTATTTTAATATTTGGGATAGGATTATGAGGACCAATCACGAAGATTATTTTGATACATTTAGAGAAGTGACTAGTCGAGAACCTGAAATTGTAGGAGACGTTGGAACTCCGACAACGGTCTTCTAA
- the purB gene encoding adenylosuccinate lyase: MIDRYSNPEISKIWELENKFDIWKEIEILATEARMKKGEVPKEDFEEIRSKARFNVDEILEIESKVHHDVIAFLTNMNSYIGPAGRHVHYGLTSSDIGDTALCVQMVQAMDLILKKTDQLIEAIKEKAIQYRDLPCIGRSHGIHAEPMTLGLKFALFYEEMKRNRARMALAKEEVAVGKLSGAVGTYSNIEPDIEEYVCEKLGLKPDPIATQVVSRDRHAAYMSALGVTAASLDRFATEVRLLQKTEGREVEEPFSPGQKGSSAMPHKRNPVICERISGISRVIRSNVSTALQNVALWHERDISHSSAERIVVPDSTIALEYILDKMLFVVKNLHVYPDAIERTLGTTRGLIFSQKVLLHLIEKGGITREDAYAIVQGHAMAVWADISQNLKTRLAEDPKVQKVLKPGDLDSIFQISPYLDKVGLIYKRLGLE; encoded by the coding sequence ATGATTGATCGGTATTCGAATCCGGAAATTTCTAAAATTTGGGAATTGGAGAACAAGTTCGATATTTGGAAAGAGATCGAAATATTAGCAACCGAAGCCCGGATGAAAAAAGGAGAAGTCCCTAAAGAAGACTTCGAAGAGATCCGTTCTAAAGCTAGATTCAATGTGGATGAAATTCTGGAAATAGAATCCAAGGTCCACCATGACGTTATCGCATTTTTGACTAATATGAATTCGTATATCGGACCTGCAGGTCGCCATGTGCATTATGGCCTCACTTCTTCCGATATTGGCGATACCGCACTTTGTGTGCAGATGGTCCAGGCAATGGATCTGATCCTGAAAAAAACGGATCAGCTCATCGAAGCGATTAAGGAGAAGGCAATCCAATACCGAGACCTTCCTTGTATCGGTAGATCACATGGAATTCATGCGGAACCGATGACCTTAGGTCTGAAGTTCGCATTATTCTACGAAGAAATGAAAAGAAACAGGGCACGTATGGCCCTGGCAAAAGAAGAAGTTGCAGTAGGGAAATTATCCGGTGCAGTCGGAACTTATTCTAATATAGAACCTGACATTGAAGAATATGTTTGCGAGAAGTTAGGATTAAAACCCGATCCGATCGCGACTCAAGTAGTTTCCAGAGATAGACATGCTGCTTATATGTCCGCGTTAGGTGTAACTGCTGCAAGTTTGGATCGTTTTGCAACTGAAGTCCGTCTTCTTCAAAAAACGGAAGGTAGAGAAGTTGAGGAGCCTTTTTCACCGGGACAAAAGGGATCTTCTGCAATGCCTCATAAAAGAAATCCTGTGATCTGCGAAAGGATCTCCGGTATTTCTAGAGTGATCCGTTCTAATGTTTCTACTGCTTTGCAAAACGTAGCATTATGGCATGAGAGAGATATTTCACATTCTTCCGCAGAAAGGATAGTTGTTCCGGACTCCACGATTGCTCTGGAATATATCTTAGACAAAATGTTATTCGTAGTGAAAAATCTGCACGTGTATCCTGATGCGATCGAAAGAACATTAGGAACCACAAGAGGTTTGATCTTCTCTCAAAAGGTTCTTCTTCACTTGATTGAAAAAGGTGGGATTACTAGAGAGGATGCTTATGCGATCGTGCAAGGACATGCGATGGCTGTTTGGGCGGATATCTCCCAAAATCTGAAGACAAGATTAGCGGAAGATCCTAAAGTGCAAAAGGTCCTGAAACCTGGAGATCTAGATTCTATCTTCCAAATTTCTCCTTATTTAGATAAAGTAGGATTGATCTATAAAAGACTCGGTCTTGAGTAA
- a CDS encoding glycosyltransferase family 2 protein, producing MPAKPPLLSLVIPVYNEEKTIPELVKRLRGLLTILKEKHHFGKEDAEILFVNDGSRDGTFDVLKKFCESEPGFFLLNLSRNYGHQLAITAGIDTARGETVAVMDGDLQDPPEFVADLYAKMSEGYDVVYARRKKREGESFFKLITAHVFYRILKKLTRFEIPIDTGDFRIMSRRVTDVLVSMKEQHRYIRGLIAWIGFKQTGLEYDRDERFDGETKFSVNKMLRFALDGITSFSSAPLKLSSYLGFASAFFGALYTIYILYLKLFTDNTIQGWTSVMIVVLVLGGIQLIALGMIGEYLSRVHDQSKNRPLYVIEKIYSVKPKSKR from the coding sequence ATGCCCGCAAAGCCCCCTCTTTTATCCCTAGTCATTCCCGTTTATAACGAGGAAAAAACCATCCCCGAACTTGTAAAAAGACTTCGGGGTTTACTCACTATCTTAAAGGAAAAACATCACTTCGGAAAAGAGGATGCAGAAATTCTTTTTGTAAACGACGGTTCAAGAGATGGTACCTTCGATGTATTAAAAAAATTCTGCGAATCAGAGCCTGGGTTTTTTCTTCTGAACTTATCCAGAAATTACGGACACCAATTAGCCATCACTGCAGGAATCGATACTGCAAGAGGCGAAACAGTTGCCGTCATGGATGGAGATCTGCAAGATCCTCCGGAATTTGTTGCGGATCTTTATGCAAAAATGTCGGAAGGTTACGACGTCGTTTATGCCAGAAGAAAGAAAAGAGAAGGTGAGTCTTTTTTCAAACTAATCACAGCCCATGTTTTTTATAGGATACTGAAAAAACTGACCAGGTTCGAGATCCCGATCGATACCGGAGATTTCAGGATCATGAGCAGAAGGGTGACTGATGTTCTAGTCTCCATGAAAGAGCAACATCGTTATATTCGAGGATTGATTGCTTGGATCGGTTTCAAACAAACAGGCCTGGAATATGATAGGGATGAGCGTTTTGATGGAGAGACTAAGTTTTCCGTCAACAAGATGCTCAGGTTCGCTTTAGATGGGATCACTTCCTTCTCCTCTGCCCCACTCAAACTTTCCTCTTATTTAGGATTTGCTTCTGCATTTTTTGGCGCATTGTACACCATCTATATTCTATATTTAAAACTATTTACTGATAATACCATCCAAGGTTGGACTTCGGTCATGATCGTAGTGTTGGTATTAGGTGGGATCCAGCTTATCGCATTGGGCATGATAGGCGAATATCTAAGCAGAGTACATGATCAGTCCAAAAATCGCCCTCTGTATGTGATCGAAAAGATCTATTCTGTAAAACCGAAAAGTAAAAGATGA
- a CDS encoding PAS domain S-box protein, producing the protein MTHPWLLPTIIAATPSAFFLFFIYLYLYKKEGQKALLAWSICWAFHLFGYLGNIMQVGGADSYKYFPAFSIDFIRALFQFLGCFYFLNKSFSRPFQVLFALTGIWALYLDFEKTQDPYLIWPIYILIGGSQIYTGIIFLKTKNLIPSLGKSIAGWIFILWGIHVFNYPFLKFHPEFGFIGFFLAGLFRFSSAIVILLVFFEETKAALSKTEGNYKKIVDTTLEGVWLIDKDSKTIFVNSKMAEFLGMSEKELIGKSLFDFVTVDRLGSVNKRLEERKQGQAEVHDFFFKRPDGESVWLLMSTNPIFDSQGNYEGALAMCTDITYYKKTETALKESERQLSTLIRNLPGIAYRCAYDPDWTMEFISEGCFELTGYSPSDFVSNRTISFGEIIHPEDAERVFNEVTDAVSKNIPYRLVYRIYRRSGEMRWVFEQGSGVKGDNGELIALEGFVTDFTQVKLAEEIMANALQEKDLLLKEVHHRVKNYLQVLSSLLSIQLEQIDGSNPTQVLTESQNRILSMAYVHESLYGKHRISDEFFPEFVSKLVDSLLKSFGHKKEEIQIFLNCESLPIKQNSAIPIGLILNELVTNVLKHAFSFKKHSDEKIIKISFYKEGNWIHLDVSDNGKGKTSNSKPIDSLGLELVDLLTKQLKGSVIDLSSEQGTVTRIRFPASY; encoded by the coding sequence GTGACTCATCCTTGGTTATTACCCACCATTATCGCGGCTACGCCTTCCGCCTTTTTTCTATTTTTTATTTATCTATATTTATATAAAAAAGAAGGACAGAAGGCATTGCTTGCTTGGTCCATCTGTTGGGCATTCCATCTCTTTGGTTATTTAGGAAATATCATGCAAGTAGGAGGGGCGGACTCTTACAAATATTTTCCAGCCTTCTCCATCGATTTTATCAGAGCGCTTTTTCAATTCTTAGGGTGTTTTTATTTTTTAAATAAATCATTCTCCAGGCCGTTTCAGGTCTTGTTCGCACTAACCGGCATATGGGCATTATATTTGGATTTTGAAAAGACTCAAGATCCGTATTTAATCTGGCCAATTTATATTTTAATAGGTGGATCCCAAATTTATACCGGGATCATTTTTCTAAAGACCAAAAACTTGATCCCTAGCTTAGGAAAGTCGATTGCGGGTTGGATCTTTATTCTTTGGGGAATCCATGTATTCAACTATCCATTTCTAAAATTTCATCCTGAATTCGGTTTTATCGGTTTTTTCCTAGCCGGCCTGTTTAGATTTTCCTCTGCGATCGTGATACTACTCGTATTCTTCGAAGAGACAAAGGCGGCACTTTCCAAAACGGAAGGAAATTATAAAAAGATAGTAGATACAACCTTAGAAGGGGTCTGGCTTATAGATAAGGATTCCAAGACTATATTCGTAAATTCTAAAATGGCTGAGTTTTTGGGAATGAGCGAAAAAGAACTCATTGGCAAAAGTTTATTCGATTTTGTTACAGTAGATAGACTGGGCTCGGTAAATAAAAGACTAGAAGAAAGAAAACAAGGCCAAGCGGAAGTCCACGATTTCTTTTTCAAACGCCCGGATGGAGAATCTGTCTGGTTATTGATGTCCACAAATCCAATCTTCGACTCCCAAGGGAATTACGAAGGTGCACTCGCTATGTGCACCGATATTACTTATTATAAAAAGACGGAAACCGCATTAAAGGAAAGTGAAAGACAGCTTTCCACTCTGATCCGAAATCTTCCCGGTATCGCATATCGTTGCGCGTATGATCCCGATTGGACCATGGAATTTATTAGCGAGGGTTGTTTCGAACTTACAGGTTATTCTCCTTCTGATTTCGTTTCCAATCGCACAATTTCTTTCGGGGAGATCATTCATCCTGAGGATGCGGAAAGAGTATTTAATGAAGTTACGGACGCGGTCAGCAAGAATATTCCGTATAGACTAGTCTACCGGATCTACCGTAGAAGTGGAGAAATGCGCTGGGTATTCGAACAAGGTTCCGGAGTCAAAGGTGATAACGGGGAATTGATCGCCCTGGAAGGTTTTGTGACCGATTTCACTCAAGTAAAACTTGCGGAAGAAATTATGGCAAATGCTCTCCAGGAAAAGGATCTTTTACTTAAAGAAGTGCATCATAGGGTCAAAAACTATCTGCAAGTATTATCCAGTTTGCTTTCTATCCAATTAGAGCAGATAGATGGAAGTAATCCGACTCAAGTTCTCACAGAATCCCAAAACAGAATTTTATCGATGGCCTATGTGCATGAATCCTTATATGGAAAACATAGGATCAGCGATGAATTCTTTCCTGAGTTTGTGAGCAAACTTGTGGACAGCCTTCTCAAATCCTTTGGTCATAAAAAAGAAGAGATCCAGATTTTCTTGAATTGTGAATCTCTTCCGATCAAACAGAATTCTGCAATCCCGATCGGCTTGATATTAAACGAATTAGTCACCAACGTTCTAAAACATGCATTCTCTTTTAAAAAACATTCAGACGAAAAGATCATCAAGATCTCCTTTTACAAAGAAGGAAATTGGATCCATTTGGACGTTTCGGATAACGGAAAGGGAAAAACTTCGAATTCGAAACCGATAGACTCTCTGGGTTTGGAACTTGTAGATCTTTTGACCAAACAATTAAAAGGTTCAGTGATAGATCTTTCTTCCGAACAAGGGACCGTTACAAGAATACGATTCCCTGCTTCTTATTAG
- a CDS encoding AraC family transcriptional regulator — protein MISQITDILHLFCLSNLIFIIGLLGWRYFYDLRIRIAGGFSFGIVCYIILSLDPDLKIPYPVRVFLFAGLISLPFFFWMISLAIFEDHFEIKYWHWLLLFCKVGVSAWSVYPVLDLINMRGPIVSETVLAHIIIPTLLSLGFVVAAIIRIYSGRKDDLIETRRRLREVHILMTGSVITFNMFSHLILRGKILSEILDLANVVFAWGLILAFMYLVFELKEGLVDPRPEETEGKEEKAVYADPALKKKLVSAFEETKLYRKEGLTIGQLAEDLEVQEYKLRRLINQAMGFRNFPDFLNRYRIQEACEILLDSGKDEIPIIRVAMDLGYQSLGPFNRAFKELTGVTPTEFRRNRGRDESLKNTADFEIS, from the coding sequence TTGATCTCACAGATCACGGACATATTACATTTATTCTGTCTTTCGAATTTAATCTTTATCATCGGACTTCTCGGATGGAGATACTTTTACGATCTTAGGATACGTATCGCCGGAGGTTTTTCTTTCGGGATTGTTTGTTATATCATTCTATCCTTAGATCCCGATCTCAAAATTCCTTACCCCGTTAGAGTATTCTTGTTTGCAGGTCTTATCAGTTTACCTTTTTTCTTTTGGATGATCAGTCTTGCCATCTTCGAAGATCATTTTGAGATCAAATATTGGCATTGGCTTTTGCTCTTTTGTAAGGTTGGTGTTTCCGCTTGGTCGGTCTATCCGGTATTAGATCTGATCAATATGAGAGGGCCTATCGTTTCAGAAACTGTTCTTGCTCACATCATTATTCCTACTCTTCTATCTTTGGGCTTTGTTGTTGCCGCGATCATTCGGATCTATTCTGGACGAAAGGATGATTTGATAGAAACAAGAAGAAGGTTACGCGAAGTTCATATTCTGATGACCGGAAGCGTAATCACTTTTAATATGTTTTCTCACTTGATCCTAAGGGGTAAGATCCTATCTGAAATTTTAGATTTGGCAAATGTTGTATTTGCCTGGGGACTGATCCTTGCATTCATGTATTTGGTCTTCGAGTTGAAAGAAGGTCTCGTGGACCCAAGACCAGAGGAGACCGAGGGTAAAGAAGAAAAAGCTGTCTATGCCGACCCCGCATTGAAGAAAAAATTAGTCTCTGCGTTTGAAGAGACCAAACTTTATAGAAAAGAAGGTCTGACAATCGGACAGCTTGCAGAAGACTTAGAAGTGCAAGAATACAAACTCAGAAGATTGATCAACCAGGCAATGGGTTTTCGGAATTTTCCGGACTTCTTAAATCGTTATAGGATCCAAGAAGCATGTGAGATACTTTTGGATTCAGGAAAAGATGAAATCCCAATCATTCGAGTCGCTATGGATTTGGGCTACCAATCTCTAGGACCTTTCAACCGGGCATTTAAAGAACTTACCGGAGTCACTCCTACTGAATTCCGCCGTAACCGTGGCAGGGACGAATCCTTAAAAAATACCGCCGATTTTGAAATCAGCTAG